TAGAAAGGTTTAAAGAATTATTTGCATATCCAGATGAAAGTAATTTAGAAGGAAAATTAATAATATCAGCAAAGTCGGATTTTGTAGAAGCTGTAGAGTTAAAAGAACATCCGTTTTTTATTGGAGTGCAATATCATCCGGAATTAAAAAGCAAAGTTGGAAAACCACACCCGATATTCAAAGCATTTGTAGAAAAATTAAAAGAGATAAAGGGATTAAAATGATATTATTATTCTTAAATATTGTCTTATATTTTTTTATTATTTATTTAATAGAAAGAAATATTCAATTTGAAAAAGGATTAATAATAAAAAGTATAATATTTTTATTATTAATACCATTATATAATTTAATAATATTTATAAAAATTCCTTATTTAATATATTTAATATTTTTAATATATGGAATAATTATAAATATATTACCTGATAAATGGGTAAAAACAAATTCTCTTAAATTTTATATTAACAGAAAAAGATTATTTTTAATACCTATAGCTGCATCTATAACTGAAGAAGTATTTTTTAGAGGTATTTTGAATGAACTTTTACTAAATGAATTAAGTAATATTATGCATGTTTCTATTATATCATCTTTTTTATTTGCATTAATTCATATATTTAATTTATTTAATGGATTAGAAAGTAAAAAATATTTTGTATTAACATTTCCAATTAGATTTGCTTTTGGTCTATTTTTTTCATTTTTATATTTTAAGTATGGAATAATAAGTGCAATTTTTGTTCATTTTTTAGTAGATTTTTCAGCTTTACTAAGAATTTACAAAAATACTCTTTAATCCTCCTTATGGAGGATTTTTTTAAAAATAACTTGACAAAATCTAAAAAATATAATATAATAATTTTAGATAAAGTATAAAAATATATTTGTATTAAAAAAACATTGACTTAAAAATTTTTAAGGTGTATAATATTTATGTAATAAAATTAAAAAGGGGTGATGGTATGTTAAAAAGTAAAATGTCAGAAGCATTAAATAAGCAAATAAACGAAGAATTATATTCTTCCTATTTATATTTATCGATGTCAGCATATTTTGATAATATGGGATTAAAAGGTTTTGCGAATTGGATGAGGATTCAGGCAATGGAAGAAAGAGATCATGCTATGAAATTATTTGATTATTTATTGAGTCAAGGTTCTGAAGTTGATTTAAAAGAAATTAAAGAACCACAACATAAATGGAATGGGATTAAAGATGTTATAGAAGCTACATTAGAACATGAACAACACATAACTCAATGTATTAATGATTTAGTTGATATTGCTGAAGAGTTAAAAGATAGAGCTACATATAATTTCTTGCAATGGTATATTGATGAACAAGTGGAAGAAGAAGAAAATGCGAGAGAAATATTGGATAAATTAGAATTAATTGGTGATAGTAAAGATGCATTATTTATGTTAGATAAAGATTTGGCTCAAAGGGTTTATACACCACCAATAACACAAGCGTAGGGAGGGATTTTAATGACTAAGAGAGGACAAGTTTATAAATGTGAAAAGTGTGGAAACATTGTTGAAGTATTACATGAAGGTGCTGGAGAATTAATTTGTTGTGGGGAACCTATGAAACTATTTGAAGAAAAAACAGCAGATTCATCAGTTGAAAAACATGTTCCATTTATTCAAGAAGTTGAAGATGGTTATTTAGTAAAAGTTGGTGAAACAACAGCTCATCCTATGACTGAAGAACATTATATAGAATGGATAGAATTAACAGTTGATGGAGAAGTATTTAAAAAATTCTTAACTCCAAACGATAAACCTGAGGCATTGTTTAAAGTTGCTAAAGGAAAAGAAGTTTCAGCAAGAGAATTTTGTAATTTACATGGATTATGGAAAAAATAATAAAAATATTTTGAGGCCTTTAAGGCCTCTTTTTTTTACTAAAAATTTACTATATATTGTTAATATTATTAATAGCATTTTAAGATAATAAAAACTATTAAATAGAAATACAAAAAAATAGAGAATAATTAGGAAAAAATAAAGATAATTGAGTTTTTAATGTAATAGTTACATTGCTATAATGTAGATATGATGAAGATTCTAAAATTTTGAATGGGAGGTATTATATGAAAAAAATATTATCAATTTTTCTAGTTGTTTTAATGGTGTCGTTTTTATTTTCCGCTGATATTAACTTAGATGGATATGTTGAAGTGAATTATGATTTAACTTTTGAACCAAAAATCAAATCATCAGAAAGCATAGGATTGTTGTATTTGGGAATTAAAGGGGATTCATATTTTATAGGTTTAATTAGAGAACCAGTTAATAGTAGTTTCAAAATTGATCAAGCTTATGGTATATTAAACTTAAATTTTGCTAACTTATTTTTAGGTAAAAAAGTTCAAAATTTTAGAGTTTCTCCTTTTGGCAACGACTTATGGTTAGCAGGGAATTTATCTGTAGAATTTCCTAATAATTTAGGAAGTATATATGCTGCTTTAGATATGAATTTCGATTCAAAAAGCACAAATAAAGAAGATCAATTACCAAAAGTAAATGTATTATTTGCAAATATGTTTTATAGTCCAATATCTCTAAAAACAGTATTATATGAAAATTATAAAAAAATGGAAACAGGAATTGATGTTAATTTGAATTTATTAAATGTATTATCTTATGCTAAATATAATATAGAAGAAAATAAATTAGAAAAACTAACCGCTGGTTTAAAATTTAATTTTGAACAATTTGATTTAACTTCATATATTTCCCCGGATGCAGAAACATTTAAAACATATTTAATTGGAGTTGATGGAGAATATAAACTTTCTGATATTTTATCTATAAATAGTTATTTTACTTTTGATAGCGAAACACCTGTTTCAAAATTTGGCATTTCAGCAAATTATAATTATATGGATATAGTTGTTTCACCTTCAATTTTATGGGATGGAAATAAAGAAGAAAATCAAACATCTGGAACATTATCAATAACAATGTATTTCTAAATTTAAATAAAATTCATTAGGAGGTGGAAATATGAATAAAAGATTTTTAGTGATGTTAGTTCTTTCATTGTTAGTTATAGGATTATTATCTTCATGTGTAAGACCAGTAGAAGATACTAATACTAATGAACCAGTAGAGATAGTTGTAAATGGTGATTTTTCTGAAAGAATTTTAGGAGATGATGAAAATGTTGGTTTTGAAGGTTGGTTTAAATTTACACCTGAAGGAGCTGATTGGAATGGTTGGGCTTCTTCATCTGCAACAATTGTTAATGGAGAAGCAAAAGTAGTGGTTAACAACCCAGGATCTGGTACATGGACAATTCAATTAGCTCAATGGCTTAATAATATTGAAGGTGGAAAGACGTATACAATTAAATTCAAAGCAAAATCAACAGCTGAAAATCCAGCATTAAATTTTGTTGTAACAGCAAGAAAAAATGATGACAATAACTTATGGATTGATCCTCCATTTTTAGCAGAAAGTGTTTCATTGACATCAGATTGGAAAGATTATTCATATGAAGTAGAAATACCATCAGATTTTGATTTGGATTCGTATACAGTAAAACTTGGTTTTGAATTAGGAACATCACCTATAGGAGAATATTACTTTGATGATGTTAGCGTAATGGAAAAATAATAGGAGGTAAAATTATGAGTAATGAAATTTTAGTGGCAATTACAGTTGCATTATTAGCAGTTGGTTTAGTAGGTGGAGTATTATTTTTTAATTCTCAAAATACAACAGTTGCAGAAAAACCTGTAGAACAAACAGTTGAAGCAATAAGTACAGAAGGTTTAGTTTCATTATTGAACAATAGCACATTTGATACAATGATTGTTGATGATGAAAAAGATCCAATGCATTGGTTTATTTGGCAAGCATCAACATATAAAATTAGTGGTGCAAGAGTATCTGATTTAGAAGTAAAAGATGGATATATAGCTATAACAGTAGCAGATTCTGGAGCAGATACATGGCATATTCAATTTGATCAAGATGTAAAATTAGAAAAAGGGAAAACATATGTATTTTCATTTAAAGCAAAAGCTGATGCACCAAGAAAAATAAATGCGAAAATATTACAAAACCATGATCCATACTACAATTATTTAGCAAAAACAGTTGATTTAACAACAGAATGGCAAACATTCACATTTGAATATACACACCCAGAAACAGCAGATGATGTAGTAAGATTGAGTTTTGAATTAGGTAAAGATGTACCAACAACAATCTATTTTGACGATGTAATTCTTGCAAATAAATAATATTTTAACCCTTCCATTTTTGGAAGGGTTTTTTGTTATATAGTGAAATAATTAACAAAAAATTCAGACAAAAACA
This window of the Marinitoga sp. 38H-ov genome carries:
- a CDS encoding CPBP family intramembrane glutamic endopeptidase; translated protein: MILLFLNIVLYFFIIYLIERNIQFEKGLIIKSIIFLLLIPLYNLIIFIKIPYLIYLIFLIYGIIINILPDKWVKTNSLKFYINRKRLFLIPIAASITEEVFFRGILNELLLNELSNIMHVSIISSFLFALIHIFNLFNGLESKKYFVLTFPIRFAFGLFFSFLYFKYGIISAIFVHFLVDFSALLRIYKNTL
- a CDS encoding desulfoferrodoxin, whose product is MTKRGQVYKCEKCGNIVEVLHEGAGELICCGEPMKLFEEKTADSSVEKHVPFIQEVEDGYLVKVGETTAHPMTEEHYIEWIELTVDGEVFKKFLTPNDKPEALFKVAKGKEVSAREFCNLHGLWKK
- a CDS encoding ferritin; this encodes MLKSKMSEALNKQINEELYSSYLYLSMSAYFDNMGLKGFANWMRIQAMEERDHAMKLFDYLLSQGSEVDLKEIKEPQHKWNGIKDVIEATLEHEQHITQCINDLVDIAEELKDRATYNFLQWYIDEQVEEEENAREILDKLELIGDSKDALFMLDKDLAQRVYTPPITQA
- a CDS encoding carbohydrate binding domain-containing protein → MNKRFLVMLVLSLLVIGLLSSCVRPVEDTNTNEPVEIVVNGDFSERILGDDENVGFEGWFKFTPEGADWNGWASSSATIVNGEAKVVVNNPGSGTWTIQLAQWLNNIEGGKTYTIKFKAKSTAENPALNFVVTARKNDDNNLWIDPPFLAESVSLTSDWKDYSYEVEIPSDFDLDSYTVKLGFELGTSPIGEYYFDDVSVMEK
- a CDS encoding carbohydrate binding domain-containing protein, coding for MSNEILVAITVALLAVGLVGGVLFFNSQNTTVAEKPVEQTVEAISTEGLVSLLNNSTFDTMIVDDEKDPMHWFIWQASTYKISGARVSDLEVKDGYIAITVADSGADTWHIQFDQDVKLEKGKTYVFSFKAKADAPRKINAKILQNHDPYYNYLAKTVDLTTEWQTFTFEYTHPETADDVVRLSFELGKDVPTTIYFDDVILANK